One region of Monomorium pharaonis isolate MP-MQ-018 chromosome 11, ASM1337386v2, whole genome shotgun sequence genomic DNA includes:
- the LOC105833271 gene encoding UMP-CMP kinase, translated as MLRALAAGARRCIRAMSAVTTTQKPEVVFILGGPGAGKGTLCRYIVEHYGYAHLSAGDLLREERVKPSSEYGELIETHIRNGTIVPVEITCSLIDRAMRISDNPHRRFLIDGFPRNQDNLDGWNKVMADKVILKGVIFCECSQEVCTRRCLNRGASGSGRSDDNEQSLILRHQTYLENTLPIIEMYEQQGLVYKVDSMKTPEEVFQDVAKFFPKIGW; from the exons ATGTTACGGGCTCTCGCAGCCGGTGCGCGACGTTGTATCCGCGCGATGTCCGCCGTCACAACGACGCAAAAGCCGGAGGTAGTGTTCATCCTGGGCGGCCCGGGTGCCGGGAAGGGTACGCTTTGCCGCTACATCGTCGAGCACTACGGTTACGCTCACCTGTCGGCCGGCGACCTGCTGCGTGAGGAGCGTGTCAAGCCGAGTTCGGAGTATGGCGAGCTCATCGAGACGCACATCAGGAACGGTACGATCGTGCCCGTGGAAATCACTTGCAGCCTCATCGACCGCGCCATGCGGATCTCCGATAACCCGCATCGGCGCTTCCTCATCGATGGCTTTCCCAGGAATCAAGATAACCTGGACGGTTGGAACAAG GTGATGGCTGACAAAGTTATCCTGAAGGGCGTGATATTCTGCGAATGCAGTCAGGAAGTCTGCACTCGGCGCTGTTTGAACCGCGGTGCCAGTGGAAGCGGACGAAGCGATGACAATGAACAGTCCTTGATTCTACGTCATCAAACCTATCTGGAAAACACTTTACCGATAATAGAAATGTATGAGCAGCAGGGCTTAGTTTATAAAGTTGACTCTATGAAAACGCCAGAAGAGGTGTTTCAAGACGTTGCGAAATTTTTCCCCAAGATAGGatggtaa